A part of Aegilops tauschii subsp. strangulata cultivar AL8/78 chromosome 2, Aet v6.0, whole genome shotgun sequence genomic DNA contains:
- the LOC141040715 gene encoding uncharacterized protein encodes MKNKDKLSKPTSAGRVAGKGLSTKWSSYYDTAGRKEKKTSSESQAREVQELRAQVARIPEIVQEQVQQQVQQQLGATITAIVPTLIQGISAWIAGSQQGPPPIPSFTASNSQNAMAGPLVSLAEPDQNDDDDDTFANVDQYFADHGDGGDFMGPPSQEPNPTKDVCDLAGTAEKPSCNRRRLLFSSQETPPAADFTKPQIGEDGPPSTADISRRVHVAGRPMLLRNMLDAATGAMRSLHDSVLSLEKRRLREKDVAYPVFAAKVPEGKGFVDNSIGGTIVLRFDDIHAMLNLHPLHYTFVRLLSLSMEMRIIRDKTPDIVIVDPFYMRAKILGSAGDRQVASSYLEGVILANQDKDNFLVPYFPDDTHCTLILLSPKYSMATYFDPDRQSNVDYTNVKKVLDDVLPGYVKSGGTFTRPIRVRQKILAMR; translated from the exons atgaagaacaaggataagctcagtaagccgacgtcagctggtcgtgtggccggcaaaggcttgtcgacaaaatggtcgtcatactatgacactgctgggcgaaaggagaaaaagaccagctcggaaagccaggcgcgcgaggttcaagaactcagggcacaggtggcgcggattccggagattgtccaagagcaagtgcaacagcaagtgcaacaacaactcggagcgacgatcaccgccattgtgcctaccttgatccaggggattagtgcgtggattgcgggcagccaacaggggccgcccccgattcctagcttcacggccagcaactcgcagaacgcgatggcggggccattggtgtctctgGCGGAGCCG gatcagaacgacgacgacgacgatacatttgccaacgtcgatcagtactttgccgatcatggggatggtggcgacttcatggggcctccttctcaagaacccaacccaacaaaagacgtgtgcgatctagctggtaccgcggagaagccaagttgcaacaggcgtcgtctgctcttcagctctcaggagacgcctccagctgccgacttcaccaagcctcagataggcgag gacgggccaccttcaactgcggatatctcgaggagggtgcatgtggcgggtaggccgatgctactgagaaatatgctcgatgctgcaaccggtgctatgcggagtctgcatgacagtgtgctttctttggagaagcggcgtctccgagagaaggatgtggcatacccggttttcgcggccaaggtgccagagggcaagggctttgtggataactccatcgggggtacgatcgtcctgcggtttgatgacatccacgctatgttgaaccttcatccgctgcactacaccttcgttcggctattatcgctgagtatggagatgcggatcattcgcgacaagaccccggacatcgtgatagtcgaccccttctacatgcgtgccaagatcttgggcagcgctggggaccggcaagtcgcgagttcttacctcgaaggcgtcattctggcaaaccaagataaggacaacttcctcgtgccttactttcccga tgacacacattgcacgctcatcctcctaagccccaaatattccatggccacgtatttcgacccggaccgtcagtcgaacgtagactacacaaatgtcaagaaggttcttgatgatgttctccccggctacgtcaaatctggaggcaccttcaccaggcctattc gtgttcgacagaagatTTTGGCTATGAggtaa